CGAATGATGGAACTTATCAGCCCGTTTTGATTGTGACTTCTGATTTTGGGTGTAAAGACACCATGGAGCTCACTACTAACAGGCATGCCATTCCTTTGGTCGATTTTGCGGCGGTTCCTGTTTGTCAATATGACTCGATTAGTTTTATCAATAATTCTTCGATTAATGCCCCTAGTACCATTTCTAATTGGATTTGGAATTTTGGCGATGGTTCTCCGTTTTCTGCGGCTGATAATCCGAAGCACCTATACAATTTGAGTGGAATTTATAATGTCTCTTTGATTGCTTCTTCTAATTTTGGATGTGTGGGTGATATTTCTTTACCGATTCAGGTCTACCCTATTCCTACTGCCAACTTCTCTAACACCAGTGTTTGTGAGAATAAACCTCCCATGTATTTTATTGATATTTCGGCTGTGAACAATGGTTCTATTACTCAATGGGAATGGGATTTTGGAGATGGTAATACTTCTAATTTTCAAATTCCTAGTAATGCTTATGCTTCTGCGGGTAGCTATGATGTTCAATTAGTTGTGACTTCGAATAATGACTGTGTGGATACTGTTGAGATTCCAGTTACGGTTGATCCTAAACCGAATGCGGATTTCCTTGTGGATATGAATGAGGGCTGTTCTCCTGTTTGTGTTACTTATGCCGATAACTCTACGGCTAATGCCACTAATATTGAGGAATGGCAATGGAATTTAGGGAATGGTGAGGGAAGCTCGCAACAGAATCCTACGACTTGTTATGTGAATAATAGCCCAACTGATGATGTTGATTATTCTGTTTCCTTGATTGTTAAAAATGACTTGGGATGTTATGATACGGTGGCGGAAACGAATTTAATTACTAGTTGGCATAATCCTGTGGCAGATTTTGAAATCACACCTGAGGAAACGAATATGTATGAGGGAGAGATTGAAACTTTTAACAATAGTATTGGTGCCATAACTTATGCTTGGAATTTTAACAATGGGGATTCTTCTGACCTTTTTGAACCTGTAGTTACATATAGTGATACTGGAACTTATAATATTGTATTGGCTGTAGCTACTGAAAACAATTGTGTGGATACGGCTATTGTTCCTATTTACATTTCTCCTGTGGTGAGTGTTTATATTCCTAATTCTTTTACACCAAATGGTGATGGACAAAATGATGGGTTTATTTATAATGGTTTTGGTATTGATCCAAACACTACGGAGTTTTCGATCTTCGACAGATGGGGAACTCAAATTTACTATACTGAAGATGGGACGCCTTGGGATGGGCGATACAAAGGTGAATATGCTATCCAAGATACTTATGTCTATAAGTTTAACTGTAAAGACGTGCTTGGTGATCCTCATGAATATATTGGTCATTTCTTTTTGCTCAGATAATTATTATTATTTAGGCAACTTTTTGACAAAATAGCGTCATATGTATACGAGTTAACCTTTTTTACTTATGAAACCATATAAAACAGCACTATTGTTTCTACTATTTATGCTCTTCCACACAGTAGGAATAAGTCAGTCTCAATTCAATATTAAGCCTTTTGAACGAAAAGTTTTTATCGAAAATAAAGGGCAATTTGCTGAGTACAAAGAAAGTTATGATGAACTTGATCAAAATAGACTTCAATTTATAATTGATAAAGATTATAAAATAGGATTTTATCCTAATAAGATAGCCTATTTATTTGCTGACATTAAAACATACAGTAAACATGACCCAGAGGGCAAGGGAAAACCAAAAGAGGAAAGACGCAAAGTAACCCAACAGTTAATTGAAGTAGAGTGGCTGAATGCTAACCCCAACCCAACGATTATAACCGCATCTTCTACCACTGCACAATACACCTATTCAGGGAAAAACAAAGACAATAAAAGCTTTTTTTATAACTGTAAAGGCTTTGAAAAAATAACTTATAAAAACTTATACGATAATATAGATGTTGTCTACACCTTTCACCCTCAAGATGGCTTTAAGTATAGCCTTATTTTACATCCTGGGGCAGATATTAACGCTGTTCAACTAAACTATAAAGGAGCTATCCCTGTTTTAAAGAATAAAACAATTACAATCCCAACGATTAATGGCATTATTCAAGAGCAAGCACCACTTACCTATTATTCTAAAAAACAACAAAATATCATTGACTCAAAATACATTTTAAATGGTTCAAAATTGAGTTTTAAATTGGGGGAATACGACAGGAATAAAACAATAGTTGTCGACCCTATAATTGTAGTCCCAGCAAATGCTAACCCAGCATACGACAATGGAGTCGATGACAATGGCAACATCTATGTATATGGAGGAACAAAAGTTGTTGAAAAATATGATCCCGCAGGAACTTTAATTTGGTCATTAACACCAGGAATAGATCGTGCGTACTATGGAGATTTATTAGTTGAAGGATCTGGTAATTTTTATTTATGTGAGGGATTTGTAATTGCAGGAGCAAAAACTTATAAATATGACCCAACCTCTTCATTAATATGGCAAAGTACATTTAATGGTCAATTTAGAGAACATTGGAGACTCGCTATAAATTGTGTAACTCAAAAGGTGATTGTTGCAGGAGGTGGGACAACTAATCCGACGCTTAATATTGCTGAAATAGATATCAATAATGGAACCTTAATTAATGCAAAAACGGTTTATAATGCTTCTCAAAGTGATGTTGCAGGATTAGCAGTCGATCAAACAGGAAAAGCATACTTAATCCATTCTAACCCTAATATTTTAACCTTTACAGATAATGCAAATAACACATTAGCCAATGTTAATGACGGTTATGGTTTTAGTGAAATAGGCATCTCTAGTTCTAGTTATTACCCTTCCAATAGTGCCAATGGCTATAATATGATGGTGGTTTCAGGACAATTTCTTTTTACAACAGACGGAGCTGTATTAAAAAAATGGGATATCAATACGCAAGCACTTATTTCCTCTGTAACAATTCCTGGCCCACCTCGACTTTCTAGCGGTATATTAGCGGACAATTGTGACAACTTATTTGTGGGAAGTAATGCTGGAATTTATCGATTTGACTTCAATTTAAATCAATTAGAGTTTCAAGCTACTCCTGCTCCTGTTTTTGACATTGCATTCTCTACAACTAATGCAGATATTATTGCTTGTGGAAATGGCTTTCTTAGTAATATTCCTATGGGCCGAGTAATGTGTGCTACTGCAACCAAAACTGTTACCATCGACTCATGTGAAACGACCAATAATTCCATTACAGTAACACCTCAAATTGGTTTGCCTCCTTTTTCTTTTTTATGGAATGATGGAAACACCTCTCCCTCTAGAAACAACCTGTCTCCTGGAACTTATACTTTAACAATTAAAGATAATGCTTGTCCCCCATCATTTATCTTTGATACGATAATCATACCTCCCAAATTATTTATTGGAGACTTTACAAACGATACTGTTTGTCTAAACAGTCCAACTCAATTTAATGGAACAATTGCTCAAACTCCAGGTTCAAACACTTGGAATTGGGACTTTGGAGATGGCAACACTTCAACTGTTCAAAATCCAACACACACCTACTCTTCTTCAGGAACTTATACAACGGTATTGATTATCGAAAACGATCAAGGTTGTTCAGATACAGTAACTAAAGA
This portion of the Flavobacteriales bacterium genome encodes:
- a CDS encoding PKD domain-containing protein; translated protein: MKPYKTALLFLLFMLFHTVGISQSQFNIKPFERKVFIENKGQFAEYKESYDELDQNRLQFIIDKDYKIGFYPNKIAYLFADIKTYSKHDPEGKGKPKEERRKVTQQLIEVEWLNANPNPTIITASSTTAQYTYSGKNKDNKSFFYNCKGFEKITYKNLYDNIDVVYTFHPQDGFKYSLILHPGADINAVQLNYKGAIPVLKNKTITIPTINGIIQEQAPLTYYSKKQQNIIDSKYILNGSKLSFKLGEYDRNKTIVVDPIIVVPANANPAYDNGVDDNGNIYVYGGTKVVEKYDPAGTLIWSLTPGIDRAYYGDLLVEGSGNFYLCEGFVIAGAKTYKYDPTSSLIWQSTFNGQFREHWRLAINCVTQKVIVAGGGTTNPTLNIAEIDINNGTLINAKTVYNASQSDVAGLAVDQTGKAYLIHSNPNILTFTDNANNTLANVNDGYGFSEIGISSSSYYPSNSANGYNMMVVSGQFLFTTDGAVLKKWDINTQALISSVTIPGPPRLSSGILADNCDNLFVGSNAGIYRFDFNLNQLEFQATPAPVFDIAFSTTNADIIACGNGFLSNIPMGRVMCATATKTVTIDSCETTNNSITVTPQIGLPPFSFLWNDGNTSPSRNNLSPGTYTLTIKDNACPPSFIFDTIIIPPKLFIGDFTNDTVCLNSPTQFNGTIAQTPGSNTWNWDFGDGNTSTVQNPTHTYSSSGTYTTVLIIENDQGCSDTVTKDVIVYDNPIASFIYTDTCHNANSVFTNNSTINLPDVITNYTWDFGDQQNSTQENPTHLYTNHNTYNVKLTITSDKGCKDSLIQTTTIFPNPIADFSVTSGCIDSTHFTDNSSIPNGTIDTWQWDFNDGGQSNSQHPAHFYSTINQNFAPTLIVTSNHGCKDTTTGTTVRYPFPQINFTYTPDCFYDTIIFNNTTTIETPGSITSWVWNFGDGTALNTNQHPNHLYQQDGTYTVTLIASSTNGCVKDSSMLIEVYPKPVANFSNTTVCENFDLTTFTDLSTVSSGSVSSFEWDFAYANNTSAVPNPTFNYDTAGVYNVSLIVTTNYNCKDTIVIPVTVHPKPIADMLANVTEGCSPICVDFTDNSTTPSNSGLTNWNWDFNNGENSTEASPSSCFINNSNTNDQTFTISLIVGNDLGCYDTIINTDLITSWYNPIASFIPSPEETNMYEAEITTTNTSIGANSYYWNFDNTTTATDFEPVINYSDTGSYNIMLAVATSNGCVDTTYHPVIINPVISLYIPNTFTPNGDGDNDLFIYKGYGIDEKNTQFYIFDRWGTLIYYTENSNPWDGTYKGELVQQDTYIYKLVCKDVFGEQHEYKGHVNLIR
- a CDS encoding PKD domain-containing protein encodes the protein SSINAPDNIATYNWTFGDGNSSTLANPNHIYANEGTFQVKLVLASNNGCLDSMLTTTRVNPKPTAAFNVNDDCVNIAAQFTDNSTISSGNITNWEWNFDDGTPLDFNQNPSHFYSNDGTYQPVLIVTSDFGCKDTMELTTNRHAIPLVDFAAVPVCQYDSISFINNSSINAPSTISNWIWNFGDGSPFSAADNPKHLYNLSGIYNVSLIASSNFGCVGDISLPIQVYPIPTANFSNTSVCENKPPMYFIDISAVNNGSITQWEWDFGDGNTSNFQIPSNAYASAGSYDVQLVVTSNNDCVDTVEIPVTVDPKPNADFLVDMNEGCSPVCVTYADNSTANATNIEEWQWNLGNGEGSSQQNPTTCYVNNSPTDDVDYSVSLIVKNDLGCYDTVAETNLITSWHNPVADFEITPEETNMYEGEIETFNNSIGAITYAWNFNNGDSSDLFEPVVTYSDTGTYNIVLAVATENNCVDTAIVPIYISPVVSVYIPNSFTPNGDGQNDGFIYNGFGIDPNTTEFSIFDRWGTQIYYTEDGTPWDGRYKGEYAIQDTYVYKFNCKDVLGDPHEYIGHFFLLR